AGGCGTGTTGGGAAGGGTGATGCCGTGCCGGAGCGCCAACCCGGATCGGGGGCGGATCTGGCATTCATATCCCTCGGGGACCGCGATGGCGAAGCCGGTCCGGAACAGCTTCCGCTCCATCGGCGCCAGCGACCCGTCTTCGGCGCTGGCCACGTCGTACCCGGCCGAGCCGGGGGTGGCCAGGCTCGGCAGCGGCAGGCCCTCGCCGTGAGGCAGCCGGCTCAGCAGGACTTCGATCGTGCTCGAGGCGGGCGCCCCGCTCACAGGATGCCGGCGACGTCTGCCAGGGGCAGCCGGAAGGCTTCGGCCACGCCCGGATAGACCACCTTGCCCTCGACCACGTTGAGGCCCAGCCCGAGTGCGCGGTCCGCCTTGCACGCCGCACGCCAACCCTGCTTGGCGAGCTTAAGTCCATATGGCAGCGTGGCATTGGTCAGGGCGAGGGTGGAGGTCCGGGGGACGCCCCCGGGCATATTGGCAACCGCGTAGTGCAGAATACCGTCGACGAAGTAGGTGGGATTCTCGTGGGTGGTCGGCTTGATCGTCTCGACGCAGCCCCCCTGATCGACCGCCACGTCCACGATGACCGTGCCCGGTTTCATGCTCTTGAGGTCGGCTCGCTTGACCAGGTGGGGCGCCTTGGCACCGGGCAGGAGCACCGCGCCGATCACCAGGTCGGCCCGGCGGATCGCCTCCAGGATGTTGTGCCGGTTGGAGTAGGTGGTGTCCACGTTGGCCGGGAGCACGTCGTCCAGATAGCGCAGCCGGTCGAGCGAGATGTCCAGGATGGTCACGTGCGCGCCCAGCCCGGCCGCCATCTTGGCCGCGTTGATCCCCACCACGCCCCCACCGATGATGACGACCTCGCCCGGCGCCACGCCGGGCACGCCGCCCAGCAGGATGCCGCTGCCCCCGAACACCTTCTCCAGATACTTGGCGCCGTCCTGCACCGCCATCCGTCCGGCGACCTCGGACATCGGCGTGAGCAGGGGCAGCTCGCCACTGGGGAGCTGCACCGTCTCGTAGGCGATGGCCACGGCGCCCGAGTCGATGACCGCCCGGGTGAGCTCCTCCGCGGCGGCGAAGTGGAAGTAGGTGTAGATCAGCTGTCCCCGGCGCATGCGAGGCCACTCCGGCGCGATCGGCTCCTTCACCTTCATGATCATCTCGGACCGCTGCCAGACCTCATCGGGGGTGGCGAGGATCGCGGCACCGGCCGCTTGGTAGCTGGCGTCGGGGAAGCCGCTTCCCACTCCGGCTCCGGCCTCGATCACCACGGTGTGCCCCGCCGCCACCAGCGCCTCCGCGCCCGCCGGCACCAGGGCGACGCGGTTCTCATTGGTCTTGATCTCTTTGGGAACCCCGATCAGCATCGATGCTCCTCGGATTCGGTTATGAGTCTCCTCACCCCTGTGGCCCCAGCCGGACGACCGTCTGCCGGTCGGCGGCAAAGAACTCCGCCGCCACCGCGGCGATCTCCTCGCTGGTGACCGCGTCGATCTCCGCCAGCATGGCGTCCAGCGGGCGGTACTGGTCATCGTGCAGGACGAACCCGGCCAGGCGCCCCATCCGCGCGGCGGGGCTCTCCAGCGAGAGCATGATCTGCCCTTTGAGCTGCTGCTTGCCGTCGGCAAGCTCGGCCGGCGGCAGTCCTTCGCGGGCCAGTTGGTCGTACTCCGCCCGGATCGCCTCTACGGCCTGGTCGGCGGTGGACGGCTGGGTGCCCACGTAGACGCCCAGCTGGCCCGACGCCTGGTAGAAGTGCTTGAAGGCGAAGATGGCGTAGGCCAGGCCCAGCTCCTCACGTACCCGCTGGAAGAGCCGGCTCGACATGCCTCCGCCGAACACATTGGTCAGGATGGCCAGGGCAAAGCGGCGCGGGTCGTTCAGCGGAAAGGTGTCCGTCCCGAAGACGATGTGCGTCTGCGCCGTGTCCCGCTCCTCCCGGTGCCCGCACCCCCGGCGCGCAGGGGTCGCCGCGACCGGAGGACGCGCCCGCTCCAGCCGGCTCCCTTCGAACCAGCCTTCCCGCTCGAGCACGGTGAGGAGCAGGTCATGCTCCAGATTGCCGGCCGCCGCGATGATGCAGTTGCCCCGGTTGTAGCCGGCCTCGTGCAGCACCCGGAGATCCGCGGCGGAGAGCCCGCTCAGCGTGTCGGGCGTCCCCAGGATCGAGTAGCCGTACGGATGCTCGGGCCAGAGCGCGGCGGAGTGGAGCTCGAAGACCAGATCGTCGGGCGTGTCGGCCACGCCGTTGATCTCTTCCAGGATGACGTTGCGCTCGGGCTCGAGATCGCTCTCCCGCAGGAGCGGATGCCGCACGAGGTCGGTCAGGATCTCGACCGCCAGGGGGAGATCGGCGTCGAGGATGTGCCCCTGGTAGCTGGTATAGTCCCGGCCGGTGAACGCGTCGAGCCCGCCGCCACGGACCTCTAGCTCCATGGCAAGCTGCTTGGCGCTGCGCCGCTCGGTGCCTTTGAACACCATGTGCTCGAGCAGATGGGAGATCCCCATCTGCTCCCGGCGCTCGTGGGCGCTGGCGGTGCGCACGTAGATGCCGACGGCTGCCGAGCGGACGCCCGGCAGCTTCTCGGTGAGGATGATCATCCCGTTCGGCGCCGTGGTCCGGAGCAGCCCTTCGTCGAGGCGAACCGTATCCACGTTGAGGCTACTCCTTGGGCAGCAGCGCCTTCCGGGAGAGCTTCATGCGGCCGCGGTCGTCCACCTCGAGCAGCTTGACCTGGACGATGTCGCCCTTCTTGACCACGTCCTCGGTCTTCTCGGTGCGCCCGTGCTGCAGCTCGCTGATGTGGAGCAGCCCCTCCACCCCGGGGAGGATCTCGACAAACGCCCCGAACGCCGTGGTGCTCTTCACCGGCCCTTCGTACGTCCGGCCCACCTCGGGCTCGGTGGTGATGGCGGCCACCATGGCGCGAGCCTTCTCGCCCGCGTCGCCGCCCACGGCGGAGATGGTCACCAGACCGCTGTCCTCGATGCTGATCTTGGCCCCGGTGGCATCCTGGATCCCCCGGATCGTCTTGCCCTTGGGTCCGATCACGTCGCCGATCTTGTCCGGCTTGATCTGCATGGTGAAGATGCGGGGCGCGTACTGGGACAGCTCGGGCCGGGGGGTCGGCAGCACCTTGCGCATCTCCCCGAGAATGAACAGCCGGCCTTTCCGGGCCCGTTCCAGCGCCTGCTCCATGATCTTGAGATCCATCCCCTCGATCTTGATGTCCATCTGGATCGAGGTGATGCCCCGCTCGGTGCCCGCCACCTTGAAGTCCATGTCGCCGAGGGCATCCTCGGACCCCAGGATGTCGGTGAGGACGGCCACCTTGTCGCCCTCTTTGACGAGCCCCATGGCCACGCCGGCGCAGGGAGCCTTCATCGGCACGCCGGCATCCATCAGCGCCAGGGAGCCGCCGCATACGGTGGCCATCGAGGACGAGCCGTTCGACTCCAGCACCTCGGAGACCACCCGGAGCGTGTAGGGGAAGTCCTCGTAGTGCGGCAGGAGGGGCTGAAGGGCCCGCTCCGCCAGCGCCCCGTGGCCGATCTCGCGGCGGCTGGTGCCGCGGATCATCTTGACCTCACCGGTCGAGTACGGCGGGAAGTTGTAGTGCAGCATGAACGACTTGGTGGTCTCTCCGGCCACGTCGATGCTGTCGATCCGCTGCTCGTCCTCCGCGGTGCCCAGGGTGGCGGAGACCAGGGCCTGGGTCTGCCCCCGGGTGAACAGCGCCGACCCGTGGGTGCGCGGGAGCACGCCGGTCTCGATGGTGATCGGCCGGATGGTGTCCAGGTCGCGGCCATCGACCCGCTCGCCCCGATCCAGCACCTGCTTCCGCATGACCCGGTACTCGATCTCCTCCAGCTCGGTGGCCAGCTCGCGGCCCCGATCGGGGAACTCGGCCAGCAGCGTGGCGAGGACCTGCTCCTTCACGCTCTTGACCCCGCGGGCGCGGGACGCCTTGTCCTTGGCGTTGATCGCCGAGGCCATGGCCGTCTCCGCACCCTCGCGCACCCGGCCAATCAGCGCCTGATCGGGCTCCACCTTGATCCAGGCGATCTTCTGGGCCGCCCCGGCCTTCTCGATCAACTGCTTCTCCAGCCCGATCAGCTCGCGAATGCCCTTCTGCGCCACCTTGAGCGCCTCCAGCACCTCGGCCTCGGAGATCTCGAGCGAGCCGCCCTCGACCATCACGATCGAGTCGGCCGAGCCGCTAACCACCAGATCGATGGTGGAGAACTCGAGCTGCTGGAAGGTGGGATTGAGGATCCAGTTGCCCTCCACCCGCCCCACCCGGACCGCGGCGAGCGGCCCGTTCCAGGGCACGGTCGAGAGGCTCAGCGCGGTCGACGCGGCGATGGCACCGAGGATGTCGGCATCGTTCTCCTGGTCGGCGGACAGCACCGTCACGAACACCTGCACCTCGTTCTTGAACCCTTCCGGGAAGAGCGGCCGGATCGAGCGATCGATCAGCCGGCTCGCCAGGATCTCCTTGTCCGAGGGACGACCCTCGCGCTTGAGGAACCCGCCGGGGATCTTGCCTGCGGCGTAGGTCTTCTCGCGATACTCGACGGTCAGGGGGAAGAACGGCAGGGTGGAGAGCGTGGGGGATACTGTCACTGCGGCCAGCACCATCGTATCGCCAAATCGGAGGGCGGCGGAGCCTGCCGCCTGCTTTGCGAGGCGTCCGGTCTCCAACGTGAGTGGACGGCCGGCGAACTGGGTCTCGATCCGTTGCACGGTCACTACCTTCTCTCTGTGAGGTTTCTCGGGTTTCTTTGCTGCTCAGGACACATCAATACGGAGAGGGCGCCCCGATTTGTCAGATCAGGACGCCCCCGATGCCACAGGCAATTAGTGCCGGAGACCGAGCTGCTCGATCAGTGCTCGGTAGGTCTCGAGGTCACTGCGCTTGAGGTAGGTCAGGAGACGGCGGCGGGTGCCCACCATCTTGAGGAGGCCCCGGCGGCCGTGGTGATCCTTGGGGTGCGTGCGGAAGTGATCGGTGAGGGAGTTGATCCGCTCGGTGAGCAGGGCCACCTGCACTTTGGTCGACCCGGTGTCGCTCGCGTGGGCCTGGTGCTTGGCCGTGACCGCCTGCTTGTCAAAACTCATGCTGCCGGTGTCCTCTGGACGAATTGGCGTCTGCACGAATTGGCGTCGTAATCCGTTGTAGCACGGAAGAATAAGGGGGGATCGGCGCCTCGGGCAACCCCTCGGTTACCCTCCGAACAGCCGCCGAAGATCGTTGGAGAAGGCCAGCCCCATCAGCAGGACGATCAGCACTAGCCCCACCATCGTGAGCCGCTCCCGCAGCCGGAGCGGCAGCGGACGGCGGATCACCGCCTCGGCCAGGAGGAAGAGGAATTGCCCGCCGTCCAGCACCGGCACCGGGAGCAGGTTGAGCACCGCCAGGTTGATCGAGATGAGCGCCATGAAATCCAGGAACGCGTCCAGACCGAGGCGGGCGCGCTCCCCGGCTAGCTGGCCGATCAGGATCGGCCCGCCCACCTCGCGCTTGGAGATCCGCCCGCTGAAGAGTCCCCGCACGGTCCGGACGATCTGGGTGGACTTCTCCAGCATCGACCGCCAGCCCTCGCCCATCGCCTCGCCCAGGGAGAGTGGCTCGGAGCGGTAATCGCCCCCGACGGCCACGCCGATCCGTCCGATGGCCACCTGACGCCCGTCGGGGCCCGGAATCGAATCGACGTAAGGCCGGATCCCGACCACGACGTGACGTGGGCCGTGGGCCAGCTCGAGCGTGAGGTCCTTCCCGGCGCTCGCCTGCAGCACCTCCAGCACATCGTACCACTGGTCCATCCGTCGGCCGTTCACTGCCACGATGGTGTCACCGAACTGGATCCCCGCCTTGGCCGCGGGGCGCCCAGGCAGCACCTGTCCGACCACCGGCGCGCGGTATGGCTGGAGCGCCTGGGACGCCTTGTAGCGCTGCTCCAGCGCGTCCGGATGGATCGGCAGGGAGATGGTGCGCCCGTCCGAGAGCTCGATCCGAACCTCGGGCTGGGGGACGTTTGCGATCCCCTCCGCCACGTCGGTCCAGGTGCTCACCTGCTTGCCGTTGATGGCGAGGATGCGGGTGCCGGGCCGGATGCTCTTCAGCACCTCAGCCTCGAGCGGCACCAGCTCCGGCACCACGCGCCCGACGGTGGTGGTCGGGTCGATGGCGCGCCCGTTCTTGGCCGCGAGGAAGGTGAAGAGCAGCCAGGCGAAGAGCGCGTTCATCGTGACCCCGGCCAGGATCACGATCATTCGCTTCCAGATCGGCTTGGCCTCGAACATCCGGTCGGGTGGCACCAGGACGGCGGGTCTGCCACCTTCGAGCGCGCTGCTGGTGGCCTCCTCCTCCTGGCTCGCCATTTTGACGTAGCCACCCAACGGTAGCCAGGAGATCGAGTACTCGGTCTCGCCCCGCCGGAAGGTGAGCCAGGGGATCGGCGGACCGAGGCCGAGGGAGAAGCGATGCACGTAGATCCCGGCCCACTTGGCGGCGGCGAAGTGCCCGGCCTCGTGGACGAAGACCAGGACGCCCAACACCACGATCAGCGACAGGACGGTTGTCAGCACGATGCCCTCACGTAGCCGCTCGCGTACTCGGCGGCCCGCTCCCGCGCCCACCGGTCGGCCTCCCGCACCACCTCCAGAGTGGTCGCGGGGACCGAGGTGTGCGCCTGGAGCACGCGCTCGATGATCTCACTGATGCAGCCAAAGGGAACCTCTCCCGCCAGGAACGCGCCGACCGCCACCTCGTTGGCCGCGTTGTACACCGCCGGAGCGGTGCCCCCTGCGCGTCCCGCCGCCACACCGGAGGCCAGGGCGCGGAACACCTCGGTCCGCACTGGCTCGAAGGTGAGCGGCCCCGCCGCGACGGGATCGAAGCGCCGGACGCCCTCATCGGGCAGCCGCACGGGGTGGGTCAGGGCGTAGAGGATCGGAAGCTCCATCGAGGGGAAGCCGAGCTGCGCGATCACGCTGCCATCGCAGAACTCGACGAAGGCGTGGACGATGCTCTGGGGATGCACCACGACCTCAAGCGCGTCATAGGGCAGACCGAACAGGTGGTGCGCCTCGATCAGCTCCAGCGCCTTGTTGGCAAGCGTGGCGCAGTCCACCGTGATCTTGCTGCCCATGCGCCAGGTGGGGTGACGCAACGCCTCCGCCACGGTCGCGTGGCGTACCTCTTCGCCGGCCCACCGGCGGAACGGCCCACCGGAGCAGGTGAGGATCAGGCGCTTCAGTCTGCTCTCGCGGCCGCTCACGCACTGGAGCACGGCGCTGTGCTCGGAGTCGATCGGCACCAGCTCGCCCCCGCCGGCGGCCGCCGCCTCGGCCACCAGGTTTCCCGCCATCACCAGGCTTTCCTTGTTGGCGAGCGCCACCCGCTTTCCCGCCCGGAGCGCGGCGATGGTGGCGTCGAGCCCGGCGGCTCCGACGACCGCGTTCACCACGATGTCCGCGTCCGGGTGGGTGGCTGCCTCCACGAGCACCTGGGGCCCCGATGGCCAGCGGTCATCCCGGCCGACCGTGGCGAGACCGGCGAATGCCGGCCGCCACTCCGCCACCTGCGCCTCCAGCTCGGCGCCCTGGCGGCCGGCGGTGAGCGCGACCACGCGGAAGTGATCCCGCTGTCGCCGCAGGACGTCGAGCGTGCTGCGGCCGATGGAGCCGGTGGAACCGAGGACCGCGACGCCGCGCATCAGATCGCTCCGAACGCCCGGTAGAACGCGGCCGCCGTGGGCACGACGAAGTAGAGCGAGTCGAGCCGGTCGAGCACACCGCCATGCCCGGGGATGAGATGGCTCGAATCCTTGACCCCAGCCTCGCGCTTGAACAGAGACTCGGCCAGGTCGCCCAGCTGCCCCACCACGGACAGTGCCGCGGCCATCGCGAGCAGCTGCCAGACCGGGATGCTGACGCCTACCATGGGGAACACGCCCAGCGCGAAGAGGGGTGCCACCAAGAGGCCGCCCGCCACACCGGCCACGGTGCCCGACCGGGTCTTGCCCGGACTCACCGTGGGCGCGAGCTTCGGCCCTCCGAACATCCGTCCGCCGAACATCGCGGCGGTATCACACACCCAGGTGACCACCAACGGATAGAACACCAGCCAGGCGCCGGCCCACGAGCGCTCCGGATAGCGCGTATGCCGAATGGCCAGCAGAAAGACGGGCATGGCGCCGGTGTAGGCGACGCCGAGCAGCGTGGTGCCGACGGCCTCGAGCGGGCGGTCGGCCGGCGCCCGCTGCGCCAGGGCCCAGGTGAGGACCACCACCAGCCAGAGCGCGCCGAGGTAGGGCCACGCGCCCGTGATGCCTTCGCTCCAGCCCGGCGTGAGGATGGCGCCGTAGGCGAGCGGCGCGATCAGCGCCGCGCCCGCGATCCCCAGGACCCGCGCGGGCCGCACGCCCTGCCGCTCCGCCAGGCCGAACAGCTCTCCCGCCCCCAGGCCGGCGACGACCGCCAGCAGCGCCACCAGGGGCAGTCCGCCGAGATAGATCACGCCGAGCGCGAGCGGAATGGCGATGACGGCGACGCCGACCCGACGGACCAGATTGGCGTCCATCAGACGGAGACGCGCCCGAACCGGCGATCGCGCCGCTGAAACTCCAGAATGGCTTCGAAGAGATGCAGCCGGGTGAAATCGGGCCAGAGGACCGGCGTCACGTACAGCTCGGCGTAGGCCAGCTGCCAGAGGAGGAAGTTGGAGATCCGCATCTCACCGGACGTGCGGATCAGCAGATCGGGATCGGGCCACGGCGCGGTGTAGAGCCGCCGGCCCAGGGACTCCTCGTCGATATCGGTCGGGTCGAGCCGGCCGGCGGCGACCTCCTCCGCAAGTATCCGCGCGGCCCGGGCGAGCTCCGCCCTGGAGCTGTAGGAGATGCACAGGTTGAGGGCCAGCTCGGTCCCGCCCGCGGTCTCCTGGACCACCCGGTCGACGGCACGCCGGGCCGCGGGAGCCAGGCGCTCGAGATCGCCCAGAATGCTGACGGCCACGCCCTTCTCCCGCAGGTTATCGACCTCGCGCGAGATGTACTCCTCCAGCAAGCTCATCAGCGCCTCGATCTCGAGCGCCGGCCTCTGCCAGTTTTCCTGGCTGAAGGCGAAGAGGGTCAGGACGCCGACGTCGGCCTTGAGGCACGCCTCGACGACTTCCCGCACCGCGCGCATGCCGGCGTGGTGGCCCAGCGGGCGCGGCAGGGAGCGGCCCTTGGCCCACCGGCCGTTCCCGTCCATGATGATCGCCACATGTGCTGGAACGGCGCCGTGCATCTTGATCCGGCGCAGGAGATCGTCGCTCATCCGTCAGACTTCCAGGATCTCGGCTTCTTTGGCGTGGATCAGCCCATCGATCTGCTTGATGTGCTCATCGGTGATCTTCTGCACCTCCTTCTCCGCCCGCGTCTTGTCGTCCTCGGAGACCTTCTCCAGCTTCTTGATCTTGGAGAGCGCGTCGGTCCGGGCGTGCCGGACCGCGATCCGTCCCTCCTCGGCGAGCTTGTGCACCACCTTGACCAGCTCCTTGCGCCGCTCCTCGGAGAGCGCCGGCAGCGGGACCCGGATCAGATTGCCCTGGCTCGAGGGGTTGAGGCCCAGGTCGGCCTCCCGGATGGCCTTGTCGATGGCCTGGCTCAGCGCCTTGTCAAACGGCTGCACGGTGAGCAGGCGGGGCTCGGGGGCGCTCACCATGGCCACCTGGCTCAGCGGCACCAGGGTGCCGTAGGCCTCCACCCGCACGATGTCGAGCAGCGAGGTGGTGGCCTTGCCGCTCCGGATGCCGCTGAACTCGCGCTTGGTGTTCTCGACCGCCTTGTGCATCAGCTCGCGACCGTGCTTGGTCAGTTCCGGAATGGTGCTCATCGGACGATGGTCCCTACCCGTTCGCCTTGCAGCACGCGGGTGATGGCGCCGGGCTGGTTGATGTTGAAGACGACGATGGGCAGCTGATTGGCCTTGCAGAGTCCGAACGCGTTGGCGTCCATGACGGCGTAGTTCTTGACGATCGCCTCCTGGTAGGTGAGCTCCGGAATGAATGTCGCCGCCGGATCGGTCCGGGGATCGCCGGTGAATACGCCGTCGACGTTGGTGGCCTTGAGGATCACTTCGGCCTCGATCTCGAGTGCGCGCAGCACCCCGGCGGTATCGGTGGAGAAGAACGGATTGCCGGTGCCGGCCGCGAAGATGATCAGCCGGCCTTTCTCCAGGTGGCGGATGGCCCGGCGTCGGATGTAGGGCTCGGCCAGCGATTCCATGCGGATGGCGGTCATCACCCGGGTGTCGACCCCCACCTTCTCGAGGACGTCCTGCAGCGCCAGCGCGTTGATCACGGTGGCCAGCATGCCCATGTAGTCCGCGGACACCCGGTCCAGCCCTTCCCGGCTGGCGGTGGCCCCGCGGATGATGTTGCCCCCGCCCACCACCAGTGCCAGCCTCACGCCCAGCCGGTGTACTGCCTTGATCTCTTCAGCGAAGGCCTCCACCACATGGAAATCGAGACCGGAGCCCTTGTCGCCCCCCAACGCCTCGCCCGAAATCTTGAGCAGGGCGCGGGTGTAGGCGACGGGCATCAAACTTCACCAATCTTGAACCGGGCAAAGCGCCGCACGGCGATGGTCTCGCCGAGCTTGCCGGAGGCCTCCTTCACCAGCTGGCCCACGGTCTTCTTGTCGTCCTTCACGTAGAGCTGCTCGGTCAGGCTCCGCTCGGCCACGAACTTCTTGAGCTTCCCCTCCACGATCTTAGCGCGGATGTTCTCAGGCTTGCCCTCCTGGGCCACCTGCTCCTCGGCGATCCGACGCTCGCGCTCGACCAGCTCCGCCGGGACGTCCTCCGGACTCACCCCGATCGGATCGGCCGAGGCGACGTGCAAGGCGATGTCCCGGGCGAGCTGCTGGAACTCCTCGGTGCGGGCCACGAAGTCGGTCTCGCAGTTGAGCTCCAGCAACACGCCCACCTGCCCGTTGTGATGGAGATAGCTCACGATGATCCCCTGGGAGGCGCTCTTGCCGGTCCGCTTCTCGGCCTTGGCGATGCCCTTCTTCCGCAGGATCTCCGAGGCCTTCTCCATGTCGCCGCCGCCCTCTTCCAGGGCTCGCTTGCAGTCCATCATTCCCGCGCCGGTTCGCGCGCGCAGGTCACTCACGTCCTTGGGGGAAATCGTCACACTCGCCATAGTCTTCAACCAGGTGCAGTCAGGGGTGAATAGTAAAACCGCCGCTCACGGCCCGCACGGGCCAGGAGCGGCGGATGCTCCGATGGTCCGGGTAGTGGTTTACGCTCCCGCCTCGCCGGCCGGACCGGGGGCGGCGACCTCCGCAACGCCTTCGGTCTCGGTCTTGAGTCGGGCCGCGATGGCCTCCGGCTTAGGCCGCCGCTTGCGCCGGGGCCGGCGCCGCTTGCGGTCGGCTTCCGAATCACCCTCGCTCCCGGCGTCGGTGCTGTAGGTCTCGGCGTCGAGATCCTCGGACACCTCGCGCATCGGCATCTGGGCGCGGGCCTCCTTGATCACGTCGGAGAGCGCGGCCGTGATGAGGGAAACCGACCGGATGGCGTCGTCATTCCCCGGAATCGGCACGGTGATGACGTCGGGATCGGCGTTGGTGTCCACGATGGCGACCACCGGGATGCCGAGCTTGTTGGCCTCGGCCACCGCGATCTTCTCCTTCTTGGCGTCCACCACGAACAACGCCCCCGGCAGCCGGCCCATCAGCTTGATGCCTTCGAGGTTGCGGCTCAGCTTCACCCGCTCCCGCTCGAAGAGCAGCTTTTCCTTCTTGGTGTAGTTCTCGAAGTCGCCGTCCGCCGCGCCCTGCTCCAGCTCCCGAAGCCGGCGAATCTGCTTCTTCAGGGTCTGGAAGTTGGTGAGCATGCCGCCCAGCCAGCGCTCGGTGACGTAGAACGCGCCGCTGTCGGCGGCCTCCGCCTGCACGATGGCCTTGAGCTGCTTCTTGGTGCAGACGAACAGGACCCCTTCGCCTTTGAGCACGACGCTCTTGAGCAGCTCCTGGGCCTTCTGAATTTGCCGCAGGGTCTTCTGGAGGTCGATGATGTAGATGCCGGAGCGCTCGGCGAAGATGAAGCGCCGCATCTTGGGATTCCACCGGCGGGTCTGGTGACCGAAATGCACGCCGGCTTCGAGCAGGTCCTGCAGTTGAGGCTGTGCCATGCGGGTCTGCGTGTCCTGTCTGATGAGGGTTAAGCGTCCATCGCGTTCATCTCCGGGCGCGATCCCGGCTCGAAGCCGGGACACCCACGCCAGGATCCCGCGATGTGCGAGGTCGAGTTCCCTGAGCAAAGCGAACGGGCCATGCTCCCACGAATGCCCCCTCCGCTGCGCTCAGCTTACCGCTTGCTGAACTGGAACCGCTTCCGGGCGCCCGGCCGGCCCGGCTTCTTCCGCTCCACGGCGCGCGGATCCCGGGTCAGCAGCCCCGCGGTCCGCAGCTTGGCCCGGTGCTGCCCATCCGCTTCGACCAGCGCGCGGGCAATGGCGTGCCGGAGCGCTCCCGCCTGCCCCGCCTGGCCGCCGCCGTTCACATGGGCCTTCACGTCGAACGCACCCAGCGTGTCCGTGGCCGTGAACGACTGCTGGATGTGCTGCACCAGCGACGGCCGGGGGAAATAATCGCCGAGGGTCCGGCCGTTGATGGACCACTTGCCGGTACCGGGGGTCAGGTAAACCCGGGCCACGCTGGTCTTCCGGCGGCCCACCGCCTGCCAGCGAAATTCGGGTGCTGCGGTCATGCGCCCACCTTCGAGGGAGTGACGGAGAACGGCTTGGGCTGCTGCGCGGCGTGCGGGTGCTCGGCGCCCGCGTAGACCTTGAGCTTGCCGCGCATCTTCTGCTTGGCCAGCGAGGTCTTGGGCAGCATGCCGAACACCGCCTTCTCGATGACCCGGTCCGGGTGCTTGGCGAGCAGATCGCGCGCGGCGGTGAAGCTCTCGTGCCCCATGTACCCGGTATGCGAGAAGTAGCGCTTGTTGCTCAGCTTCCGGCCGGTGAGCCTGACCTGCGCGGCGTTGATCACCACGACGAAGTCCCCGCCGTCCATGTGCGGGGTGTAGGTGGGCTTATGCTTGCCCCGGATGAGCTGGGCGACCCCGCTGGCCAGACGACCGAGTGGCACGCCCGCGGCATCCACGACGTGCCACTCGTGGCTGATGTCGTCGGGCGTGGCGGTAAAGGTTTTCATTTCCTCTGCTGCCTCAAACGAGCGTGGCTCAAACGAGCGTGGGCCGGGGGTCAAACCGAAACAGACTCACAAGATAGAGGGTCGGGAGGAGGAGGGTCAAGGGCCCGGATCGAACTCCGCCAGTACCTGACCCTTCTCCACCGCCTCGCCCGGCCGAACGCGGATGGCTCTGACCCGAGCGGCGGCGTGGGCCCGCAGCTCGTTTTCCATCTTCATGGCTTCCAGCACCAGCACGCCCGCGCCAACCGCAAGCACCTGCCCCGGTTCCACCAGTACCCGGACCACCAGGCCAGGCATGGGGGCACGGAGCACGCCGGGTCCTGCCGGGCGGGAGCCGGCGCCGGCGAGACTGCGCACGTGCCGGGTCCGTTCGTCCACCACCTCCGTCTCCCAGCGCTCCGCCCGGAGCGTGACGGTCCAGCGGCCCGGTCCCCCGCTCTCCAGCGCGAGACCCACGGGCCGCCCGCTCAGCAGCAGCTGGCGGAGCGGCGTGCCCGACGCCGCGGTGAGCGAGGCGGTGTACTCTCTGCCGTCGGCGACCACCCGCTCCCCGTCGATCTCGACTTCCACCTCGCGTCCGGCGACGCTCACGAAATATTTCACGAGGCACGATCCAGCACGGCCACCGTCTCGACGTGCGCGGTCTGGGGAAAGAGATCGAACGCGCGCACGCCGGCCAGGCGGAACCCGGGAAGCCGGCCGAGGTCGCGGGCGA
The DNA window shown above is from Gemmatimonadales bacterium and carries:
- the dut gene encoding dUTP diphosphatase encodes the protein MSGAPASSTIEVLLSRLPHGEGLPLPSLATPGSAGYDVASAEDGSLAPMERKLFRTGFAIAVPEGYECQIRPRSGLALRHGITLPNTPATIDSDYRGELMIMLVNLGADRVEITRGMRIAQMVVARVERVSFRPVERLPESGRGEGGFGSSGH
- the ald gene encoding alanine dehydrogenase; translated protein: MLIGVPKEIKTNENRVALVPAGAEALVAAGHTVVIEAGAGVGSGFPDASYQAAGAAILATPDEVWQRSEMIMKVKEPIAPEWPRMRRGQLIYTYFHFAAAEELTRAVIDSGAVAIAYETVQLPSGELPLLTPMSEVAGRMAVQDGAKYLEKVFGGSGILLGGVPGVAPGEVVIIGGGVVGINAAKMAAGLGAHVTILDISLDRLRYLDDVLPANVDTTYSNRHNILEAIRRADLVIGAVLLPGAKAPHLVKRADLKSMKPGTVIVDVAVDQGGCVETIKPTTHENPTYFVDGILHYAVANMPGGVPRTSTLALTNATLPYGLKLAKQGWRAACKADRALGLGLNVVEGKVVYPGVAEAFRLPLADVAGIL
- a CDS encoding pitrilysin family protein, translated to MDTVRLDEGLLRTTAPNGMIILTEKLPGVRSAAVGIYVRTASAHERREQMGISHLLEHMVFKGTERRSAKQLAMELEVRGGGLDAFTGRDYTSYQGHILDADLPLAVEILTDLVRHPLLRESDLEPERNVILEEINGVADTPDDLVFELHSAALWPEHPYGYSILGTPDTLSGLSAADLRVLHEAGYNRGNCIIAAAGNLEHDLLLTVLEREGWFEGSRLERARPPVAATPARRGCGHREERDTAQTHIVFGTDTFPLNDPRRFALAILTNVFGGGMSSRLFQRVREELGLAYAIFAFKHFYQASGQLGVYVGTQPSTADQAVEAIRAEYDQLAREGLPPAELADGKQQLKGQIMLSLESPAARMGRLAGFVLHDDQYRPLDAMLAEIDAVTSEEIAAVAAEFFAADRQTVVRLGPQG
- a CDS encoding polyribonucleotide nucleotidyltransferase, yielding MTVQRIETQFAGRPLTLETGRLAKQAAGSAALRFGDTMVLAAVTVSPTLSTLPFFPLTVEYREKTYAAGKIPGGFLKREGRPSDKEILASRLIDRSIRPLFPEGFKNEVQVFVTVLSADQENDADILGAIAASTALSLSTVPWNGPLAAVRVGRVEGNWILNPTFQQLEFSTIDLVVSGSADSIVMVEGGSLEISEAEVLEALKVAQKGIRELIGLEKQLIEKAGAAQKIAWIKVEPDQALIGRVREGAETAMASAINAKDKASRARGVKSVKEQVLATLLAEFPDRGRELATELEEIEYRVMRKQVLDRGERVDGRDLDTIRPITIETGVLPRTHGSALFTRGQTQALVSATLGTAEDEQRIDSIDVAGETTKSFMLHYNFPPYSTGEVKMIRGTSRREIGHGALAERALQPLLPHYEDFPYTLRVVSEVLESNGSSSMATVCGGSLALMDAGVPMKAPCAGVAMGLVKEGDKVAVLTDILGSEDALGDMDFKVAGTERGITSIQMDIKIEGMDLKIMEQALERARKGRLFILGEMRKVLPTPRPELSQYAPRIFTMQIKPDKIGDVIGPKGKTIRGIQDATGAKISIEDSGLVTISAVGGDAGEKARAMVAAITTEPEVGRTYEGPVKSTTAFGAFVEILPGVEGLLHISELQHGRTEKTEDVVKKGDIVQVKLLEVDDRGRMKLSRKALLPKE
- the rpsO gene encoding 30S ribosomal protein S15; the encoded protein is MSFDKQAVTAKHQAHASDTGSTKVQVALLTERINSLTDHFRTHPKDHHGRRGLLKMVGTRRRLLTYLKRSDLETYRALIEQLGLRH